One stretch of Amycolatopsis tolypomycina DNA includes these proteins:
- a CDS encoding type I polyketide synthase produces the protein MSNPEFTAAPIGVVGMSCRLPGADSTAEFWRLISENIDAVTEVPADRFDVSAHCAQPPVPGKTNSRYGGFLRDIRGFDAGFFRISPREANLMDPQQRLLLQVVWEALEDAGIPPATLAGSNTGVFVGQATADYAAVTGADAGSDVLGMSGSVLRAVTAGRVSHAFDFRGPSLVVDTACSSSLVAVHQARLSLVTGESDVAIVAGTNVVLSPADAISYAQGGMLSPDGRCKFGAAEADGFVRSEGIVAMVLKRTGDARRDGDRVRAALLGSAVTNDGDGDGLMLKPAKAGQSAALRAACRTAGVTPADLDYVEAHGTGTVAGDGVELAALAEARAGAPNGASVPLRIGSVKTNVGHTEAAAGITGLAKAVLVAEHGLIPASLHADPATVRDRQPALELVTENQPLNPRGEHALAGVSSFGISGTNAHVVVAGVPAEEPPAVGTTGPQLLVLSAKSENSLRALASAYADFLGDTGKRYPLAHICHAAATGRDALDHRLWAVGETHDELAAHLRACARDEPTPGAGRQRAGRSPRVGFVFPGQGGQWAGMARRLLETAPGFRAAMRRCDDAVRAELGWSVLERLRDPRPGDLTRVEVAQPLLWAYEAALADLLRARGIEPDLCLGHSMGEAAAAYTAGALSLAGSAAVICRRSRLMTRVSGAGRMLAVELPADTAAELTADEHEVCVAAENAPRATVLSGAAAAIERVAARFDDRGVFARPVKVDVASHSPLMDELLPDLRGQLDDVEPAPAGETTLLSTVRARPVDSAELTAGYWADNLRAPVRLASAVTRLAADEPWVLVELSPHPVLLGALRDCLGEHPDSTAVATLSRREPEDRALLKAVGAVFAAGGAVDWTRFHRGPRPHVPLPHYPWDTTEHWAAAPARQRSAGHRTVTLGELGLLDACRATEVDGARPVPAVAYLAAAWHVTGASALRGLRFAGDMLSCVDGDVTVAAQLAAPGFTLTATGPDGAACRVTGSVAGGAGLPADGGLDAALDACPDFLSGGGFVELAVRRGHRFAAGSGVRRLWRGDGVVVAQHEAGADGRFGVFEAALRTMLAIWPDTSYAMTAVEEVTAGELPEGEFWTVARFGDRSELLVVHPDGRVAGAMHGVEFVPVTKIAAPAGDVREVFARAVAQVLGTTPGAVDLRRSLRDLGLDSIMATQLRRALAAVTGAPVSAADLLAPVRADELLARLTAAPEHRSAA, from the coding sequence ATGTCCAATCCCGAATTCACGGCCGCGCCGATCGGTGTCGTGGGGATGTCGTGCCGCCTTCCCGGCGCGGATTCCACCGCGGAGTTCTGGCGGCTGATCAGCGAAAACATCGACGCCGTCACCGAAGTGCCCGCCGACCGCTTCGACGTCTCGGCCCATTGTGCGCAGCCGCCGGTGCCGGGCAAGACCAATTCCCGCTACGGCGGCTTCCTGCGCGACATCCGTGGTTTCGACGCCGGATTCTTTCGAATATCGCCGCGCGAGGCGAATCTGATGGACCCGCAGCAGCGATTGTTGCTCCAGGTGGTCTGGGAGGCACTGGAGGACGCCGGGATCCCGCCGGCCACGCTGGCCGGCTCGAACACCGGCGTGTTCGTCGGCCAGGCCACGGCCGACTACGCCGCGGTGACCGGCGCCGACGCCGGGTCCGACGTCCTGGGCATGAGCGGCAGCGTGCTGCGTGCCGTCACCGCCGGGCGCGTCTCGCACGCCTTCGACTTCCGCGGGCCCAGCCTGGTCGTCGACACGGCGTGCTCGTCGTCGCTGGTCGCGGTGCACCAGGCCCGGCTGAGCCTCGTCACGGGCGAGAGCGACGTCGCGATCGTCGCCGGGACCAACGTCGTGCTCAGCCCCGCGGACGCGATCAGCTACGCCCAGGGCGGGATGCTGTCGCCCGACGGCCGCTGCAAGTTCGGCGCCGCGGAGGCCGACGGGTTCGTGCGCAGCGAGGGGATCGTGGCGATGGTCCTCAAGCGCACCGGCGACGCCCGCCGCGACGGCGACCGCGTCCGCGCCGCCCTGCTCGGCAGCGCGGTCACCAACGACGGCGACGGCGACGGGCTCATGCTCAAGCCCGCCAAAGCCGGTCAGTCCGCGGCGCTGCGGGCGGCCTGCCGCACGGCCGGGGTGACACCGGCGGACCTCGACTACGTCGAAGCGCACGGCACCGGCACCGTGGCGGGCGACGGCGTCGAACTGGCCGCTCTCGCCGAAGCCCGGGCCGGCGCCCCAAACGGCGCTTCAGTCCCGCTGCGGATCGGCTCGGTCAAGACCAACGTCGGCCACACCGAAGCCGCGGCGGGAATCACGGGCCTGGCCAAGGCCGTGCTCGTCGCCGAGCACGGGCTGATCCCCGCTTCGCTGCACGCCGACCCCGCCACCGTCCGGGACCGGCAGCCCGCGCTGGAGCTCGTCACCGAGAACCAGCCCCTGAACCCCCGCGGCGAACACGCTCTCGCCGGCGTCAGCTCCTTCGGCATCTCCGGCACGAACGCGCACGTCGTGGTCGCCGGGGTGCCTGCCGAGGAGCCGCCGGCGGTCGGGACGACCGGACCGCAGCTGCTGGTGCTGTCCGCGAAGTCGGAGAATTCCCTGCGCGCCTTGGCATCCGCCTACGCCGATTTCCTCGGCGACACGGGAAAGCGCTATCCGCTGGCGCACATCTGCCACGCCGCCGCGACCGGCCGGGACGCGCTCGACCACCGGCTCTGGGCGGTCGGGGAGACCCACGACGAGCTCGCGGCGCACCTGCGGGCGTGCGCGCGCGACGAACCCACACCCGGGGCCGGACGGCAGCGGGCCGGCCGGTCGCCGCGGGTCGGGTTCGTGTTCCCCGGCCAGGGCGGCCAGTGGGCGGGCATGGCCCGACGGCTGCTCGAAACCGCGCCCGGGTTCCGCGCGGCGATGCGCCGGTGCGACGACGCCGTGCGCGCCGAGCTGGGCTGGTCGGTGCTGGAGCGGCTGCGCGACCCCCGCCCCGGCGACCTCACCCGCGTCGAAGTGGCCCAGCCGCTGCTGTGGGCGTACGAAGCCGCGCTGGCCGACCTGCTGCGGGCCCGCGGGATCGAGCCGGACCTCTGCCTCGGCCACAGCATGGGCGAAGCCGCCGCGGCGTACACCGCCGGCGCGCTGTCGCTCGCCGGGTCCGCGGCGGTGATCTGCCGCCGCAGCCGCCTGATGACCCGGGTGTCGGGGGCCGGCCGGATGCTGGCCGTGGAGCTGCCCGCCGACACCGCCGCGGAGCTGACGGCCGACGAACACGAGGTCTGCGTCGCCGCCGAGAACGCGCCACGGGCCACGGTGCTCTCCGGCGCGGCCGCCGCGATCGAGCGGGTGGCCGCCCGGTTCGACGACCGGGGCGTGTTCGCGCGTCCGGTGAAGGTCGACGTCGCGTCGCACTCGCCGCTGATGGACGAGCTGCTGCCGGACCTGCGCGGTCAGCTCGACGACGTCGAGCCGGCCCCGGCCGGGGAAACGACGCTGCTGTCGACCGTGCGCGCCCGCCCGGTCGACAGCGCCGAGCTGACCGCGGGGTACTGGGCCGACAACCTCCGCGCGCCGGTCCGGCTGGCGTCCGCGGTCACCCGGCTCGCCGCGGACGAGCCCTGGGTGCTCGTCGAGCTGAGCCCGCACCCGGTGCTGCTGGGTGCGCTGCGCGACTGCCTCGGCGAGCACCCGGATTCGACCGCCGTCGCGACCCTCTCGCGCCGCGAACCGGAGGACCGGGCGCTGCTGAAGGCCGTGGGCGCGGTCTTCGCCGCCGGCGGCGCGGTGGACTGGACACGGTTCCACCGCGGGCCGCGCCCGCACGTGCCGCTCCCGCACTACCCGTGGGACACCACCGAGCACTGGGCCGCCGCGCCCGCCCGGCAGCGATCGGCCGGGCACCGCACGGTGACCCTCGGCGAGCTGGGCCTGCTCGACGCCTGCCGGGCGACCGAAGTGGACGGTGCCAGGCCGGTGCCCGCGGTCGCGTACCTGGCGGCGGCGTGGCACGTCACCGGGGCTTCGGCCTTGCGCGGATTGCGTTTCGCCGGGGACATGCTGTCCTGTGTGGACGGAGACGTCACGGTCGCGGCCCAGCTCGCTGCGCCGGGGTTCACGCTGACGGCGACCGGGCCGGACGGGGCCGCCTGCCGGGTGACCGGCTCGGTCGCCGGGGGAGCGGGCCTGCCCGCGGACGGCGGGCTCGACGCCGCCCTCGACGCCTGCCCGGACTTCCTCTCCGGCGGCGGGTTCGTGGAGCTCGCCGTCCGCCGGGGCCACCGGTTCGCGGCGGGCTCCGGGGTGCGGCGGCTGTGGCGCGGCGACGGCGTCGTCGTCGCCCAGCACGAGGCTGGAGCGGATGGCCGCTTCGGCGTCTTCGAAGCGGCGCTGCGGACGATGCTCGCGATCTGGCCCGACACGTCGTACGCGATGACTGCCGTCGAGGAGGTCACCGCGGGCGAGCTGCCGGAGGGGGAGTTCTGGACCGTCGCGCGCTTCGGCGACCGGTCGGAGCTGCTGGTCGTGCACCCGGACGGCCGGGTCGCCGGAGCCATGCACGGCGTCGAGTTCGTGCCGGTGACGAAGATCGCCGCACCGGCGGGCGACGTCCGCGAGGTGTTCGCCCGGGCGGTCGCGCAGGTGCTCGGCACCACGCCGGGCGCGGTGGACCTGCGGCGTTCCCTGCGCGACCTCGGCCTCGACTCGATCATGGCCACCCAGCTGCGGCGGGCGCTGGCTGCGGTGACAGGCGCCCCGGTCAGCGCGGCGGACCTCCTGGCACCGGTGCGCGCCGACGAGCTCCTGGCCCGGCTCACCGCGGCACCGGAGCACCGCAGCGCCGCCTGA
- a CDS encoding TetR/AcrR family transcriptional regulator — protein sequence MTTEAAGQAPLGRRERHKRAAKLRLYTSALELFTERGYENTTVEDITERADVGRGTFFNHFRRKEDLVSLWGEQRRDHLNEHLGRSRADAEPAGVVDELAYCMRALAAMNESEWARTRTMLLAWVKAGRPVLEEPHAADIFADIVAAGIARGEIAPDADARRIGNLLRDAYLGTLYRWAQFEEPPGPLADELVAILDIILHGILRPSAK from the coding sequence ATGACGACCGAGGCGGCCGGGCAGGCCCCGCTCGGCCGCCGGGAGCGGCACAAGCGCGCGGCGAAGCTGCGGCTGTACACGAGCGCGCTGGAGCTGTTCACCGAACGCGGGTACGAGAACACCACGGTCGAGGACATCACCGAACGCGCCGACGTCGGCCGCGGCACGTTCTTCAACCACTTCCGCCGCAAGGAAGACCTGGTGTCCCTGTGGGGCGAGCAGCGGCGCGACCACCTCAACGAGCACCTGGGCCGCAGCCGCGCCGACGCGGAGCCGGCCGGCGTGGTCGACGAGCTCGCGTACTGCATGCGCGCCCTCGCGGCGATGAACGAGAGCGAGTGGGCCCGCACCCGCACGATGCTGCTGGCCTGGGTCAAGGCGGGCCGCCCCGTCCTCGAGGAACCCCACGCGGCGGACATCTTCGCGGACATCGTGGCGGCCGGCATCGCCCGCGGCGAGATCGCGCCGGACGCCGACGCCCGCCGCATCGGCAACCTGCTGCGGGACGCCTACCTCGGCACGCTGTACCGGTGGGCCCAGTTCGAGGAACCGCCGGGCCCGCTGGCCGACGAGCTGGTCGCGATCCTGGACATCATCCTGCACGGCATCCTCCGCCCCAGCGCGAAGTAG
- a CDS encoding LuxR C-terminal-related transcriptional regulator, whose amino-acid sequence MLEGLLSADAGALYDAMVRTGPVPLDDPRAGSPEMQELIERGFVRRDYREDPVLAPMEPIRAVDHAILGAQQRLVEQQRQIVAARQQLDLLQTVYRATHGGGTDAAVEVLTEPQRIGALSLELCLSAKEEFLTFTTRHFKRKPDANTVMALPDAVTERGVRLRNVYERAALEFEGAKGVVEASIAAGWTMRVAPELPMKMVIADQHSALMPLDPSGMEGAVFVRSPTIVAALRMLFELVWTQAVPIGDGGGQQRHGLTPAQAKVLDLLATGMTDGAIARHLDVSERTVRRHVQGLLDALQADNRVAAVHAATRLGWLD is encoded by the coding sequence ATGCTGGAAGGGCTGCTGTCGGCCGACGCGGGGGCGCTCTACGACGCGATGGTGCGCACCGGGCCGGTGCCGCTGGACGATCCGCGAGCCGGCAGCCCTGAGATGCAGGAGCTGATCGAACGCGGTTTCGTCCGGCGTGACTACCGGGAAGACCCGGTGCTCGCGCCGATGGAACCGATCCGGGCCGTCGACCACGCGATCCTCGGCGCGCAGCAGCGGCTGGTCGAGCAGCAGCGGCAGATCGTCGCGGCGCGTCAGCAGCTGGACCTGCTCCAGACGGTCTACCGGGCGACCCACGGCGGCGGCACCGACGCGGCCGTCGAGGTGCTGACCGAACCGCAGCGGATCGGGGCGCTGTCGCTCGAACTGTGCCTGTCCGCGAAGGAGGAGTTCCTCACCTTCACCACGCGGCACTTCAAGCGCAAGCCGGACGCGAACACCGTGATGGCCCTGCCCGACGCGGTCACCGAACGCGGCGTGCGGCTGCGCAACGTCTACGAGCGCGCCGCCCTGGAGTTCGAAGGTGCGAAGGGCGTCGTCGAGGCCAGCATCGCCGCCGGGTGGACCATGCGGGTGGCGCCCGAACTGCCGATGAAAATGGTGATCGCCGACCAGCACTCGGCGCTGATGCCGCTCGATCCCAGCGGGATGGAGGGCGCGGTCTTCGTGCGCAGCCCGACCATCGTGGCCGCCCTGCGGATGCTGTTCGAGCTGGTCTGGACCCAGGCCGTCCCGATCGGGGACGGCGGTGGGCAGCAGCGCCACGGGCTGACGCCGGCCCAGGCCAAGGTGCTCGACCTGCTGGCCACCGGGATGACCGACGGAGCCATCGCCCGCCACCTCGACGTCAGCGAACGCACGGTGCGCCGCCACGTCCAGGGCCTGCTCGACGCCCTGCAAGCCGACAACCGGGTGGCCGCGGTGCACGCGGCCACCCGGTTGGGCTGGCTCGACTAG
- a CDS encoding tachylectin-related carbohydrate-binding protein, with protein sequence MRTTRSIAAALAALSILTAGATAANATTEADTMAARMAQLAAYQTAACVPGGPTAADTAAATRLNSVLTGTLKGHMTPYRVSCARAVIDAVQARGLDERAAVIAITTTIVESLIENISEKVDHSSLGLFQQLDSWGTESQRLNPAWATNAFLDVMADFYPNGSWRTAPIGEVCQRVQRSAFPERYQPQAADAQRIVDELSSPAATTVSVYGALSDGRLTYSTINSQTGNRTKTLVSSDNLGFAPKALATLNFNTVLVTSPAGVLYRVDVITNNNSLQLGTPVALGGGWTHDMLTYDGHGHLYGIAGSTLMSYVVSRPKPASNQIGQRAVIGTGFTMRTIAATGDDWLVGISTTGVLRSYHIAADYTWTGKTLADRWSTFDQIVSPGYGLYYAQTRDGALYRYHDHNPFDFDGSDIQGFGTDPVDTSGWTQTLLSAQPFGA encoded by the coding sequence TTGCGTACCACCAGATCGATCGCCGCGGCCCTGGCCGCCCTGTCCATCCTGACCGCCGGCGCCACCGCCGCGAACGCCACCACCGAAGCCGACACCATGGCCGCCCGGATGGCGCAGCTGGCCGCCTACCAGACCGCGGCCTGCGTCCCCGGCGGCCCGACCGCGGCCGACACCGCCGCGGCCACCCGGCTCAACAGCGTCCTGACCGGCACCCTGAAAGGCCACATGACGCCCTACCGCGTTTCGTGCGCCCGTGCCGTCATCGACGCCGTGCAGGCCCGCGGGCTGGACGAGCGCGCGGCCGTCATCGCGATCACCACCACGATCGTCGAGTCCCTGATCGAGAACATCAGCGAGAAGGTCGACCACAGCAGCCTCGGCCTGTTCCAGCAGCTCGACTCCTGGGGCACCGAGTCGCAGCGGCTCAACCCGGCCTGGGCCACCAACGCGTTCCTGGACGTGATGGCGGACTTCTACCCGAACGGCAGCTGGCGCACCGCCCCGATCGGCGAGGTCTGCCAGCGGGTCCAGCGCTCCGCCTTCCCCGAGCGCTACCAGCCGCAGGCCGCGGACGCGCAGCGCATCGTCGACGAGCTGAGCAGCCCGGCCGCGACCACCGTGTCGGTCTACGGCGCCCTGTCCGACGGACGCCTGACCTACAGCACGATCAACTCGCAGACCGGCAACCGCACCAAGACCCTCGTCTCGTCCGACAACCTCGGGTTCGCGCCCAAGGCGCTGGCGACGCTGAACTTCAACACCGTGCTCGTGACCTCGCCCGCCGGCGTGCTCTACCGCGTCGACGTCATCACGAACAACAACTCGCTGCAGCTCGGCACGCCCGTCGCGCTCGGCGGCGGCTGGACCCACGACATGCTGACCTACGACGGCCACGGCCACCTCTACGGCATCGCCGGCAGCACCCTGATGTCCTACGTCGTCTCCCGGCCCAAGCCGGCGAGCAACCAGATCGGCCAGCGAGCCGTGATCGGCACCGGGTTCACCATGCGCACCATCGCCGCCACCGGCGACGACTGGCTCGTCGGCATCAGCACCACCGGTGTCCTGCGCTCGTACCACATCGCGGCCGACTACACCTGGACCGGCAAGACGCTGGCGGACCGCTGGAGCACCTTCGACCAGATCGTGTCACCCGGCTACGGCCTGTACTACGCCCAGACCCGCGACGGCGCGCTGTACCGCTACCACGACCACAACCCGTTCGACTTCGACGGCTCGGACATCCAGGGGTTCGGCACCGACCCGGTCGACACCAGCGGCTGGACGCAGACGCTGCTCTCGGCCCAGCCCTTCGGCGCCTAG
- a CDS encoding tachylectin-related carbohydrate-binding protein, whose product MFGNRMRAALLAFSVLLSGLTTTVLTAAPASAAASCAGGVSVYGVLPDGRLSYTTIDPDNGNITHVVVSSKSLGFTPKALATLNFNTLLVTSPAGVLYRVDVVTNSGSLTFNDPIDVQHGWTHNLLAYDGHGHLYGTTSGGSLLQYLVSAPKPGANQIGQRREIGSGGFALKTLSASGDDRLIATAADGQLISYTVSQTGTTYTRAQLDDAGWQSFENLVSPGGGLYYGKNPDGAMYWYEDDDPADGSGTDIAYHLNDPVASRGWTQYLLSADPAGCTSTTPVKPLRSKIATLATGEVGTGEASCDKYNDACDRGALDWCAMFATWTWSAAGVSGVPRGTFIARALGKWGVDHDLFKYRSSSTHGSPKIGDWVIYGAPDGTTGGHVDVITSVHPDGTLTVVGGNVDSRVTRKVIDPDTARSGRDNVLISGYVSPPGA is encoded by the coding sequence ATGTTCGGAAACAGAATGCGCGCCGCTTTGCTGGCGTTCTCCGTCCTGCTGAGCGGCCTCACCACGACCGTGCTGACCGCCGCTCCCGCGTCCGCCGCCGCGTCGTGCGCCGGTGGGGTCTCGGTCTACGGCGTGCTGCCCGACGGCCGGCTCTCCTACACCACGATCGACCCGGACAACGGCAACATCACGCACGTCGTCGTCTCCTCGAAGTCGCTCGGGTTCACCCCGAAGGCGTTGGCCACGCTGAACTTCAACACGCTGCTGGTGACGTCCCCGGCTGGTGTCCTCTACCGCGTCGACGTCGTCACCAACAGCGGCAGCCTCACGTTCAACGACCCGATCGACGTCCAGCACGGGTGGACCCACAACCTGCTGGCCTACGACGGCCACGGGCACCTCTACGGCACGACGTCCGGCGGTTCCCTGCTGCAGTACCTCGTTTCCGCGCCCAAGCCCGGCGCGAACCAGATCGGCCAGCGCCGCGAGATCGGCAGCGGCGGGTTCGCGCTCAAGACGCTTTCGGCGTCCGGGGACGACCGGCTCATCGCGACCGCGGCCGACGGGCAGCTGATCAGCTACACGGTTTCCCAGACCGGCACCACCTACACCCGCGCGCAGCTCGACGACGCCGGCTGGCAGAGCTTCGAAAACCTCGTCTCCCCCGGCGGCGGCCTGTACTACGGCAAGAACCCCGACGGCGCCATGTACTGGTACGAGGACGACGACCCGGCCGACGGCTCCGGCACGGACATCGCCTACCACCTGAACGACCCGGTCGCCTCGCGCGGCTGGACGCAGTACCTGCTCTCGGCCGACCCGGCCGGCTGCACCAGCACCACCCCGGTCAAGCCGCTGCGCTCGAAGATCGCCACGCTCGCCACGGGCGAGGTCGGCACCGGCGAGGCGAGCTGCGACAAGTACAACGACGCCTGCGACCGCGGCGCGCTCGACTGGTGCGCGATGTTCGCGACCTGGACCTGGTCCGCGGCGGGCGTTTCCGGCGTCCCGCGCGGCACGTTCATCGCGCGTGCCCTCGGCAAGTGGGGCGTCGACCACGACCTGTTCAAGTACCGCTCCAGCAGCACGCACGGCAGCCCGAAGATCGGTGACTGGGTCATCTACGGCGCGCCGGACGGCACCACCGGCGGTCACGTCGACGTGATCACCTCCGTGCACCCCGACGGCACGCTGACCGTCGTCGGCGGCAACGTCGACAGCAGGGTGACGCGGAAGGTGATCGACCCCGACACCGCCCGCTCCGGCCGCGACAACGTGCTGATCTCCGGCTACGTCTCCCCGCCCGGCGCCTGA
- a CDS encoding RNA polymerase sigma factor: MARIRDGDSAAYGTLVDRYTALAHRTACLLGAGHEAEDVVQEAFVKAFRALPSFRGGASFRAWLLRIVANETHNLVRSRRRRAATELRAASLAPVGDGDPAAQALSDAAGAALLDAVRALPEKNRAVVVCRYFLDLTEGETAEVLGCPRGSVKSRAHRAFARLRELLAEPAKEAVGD, translated from the coding sequence GTGGCCCGGATTCGCGACGGCGACAGCGCTGCCTACGGGACGCTGGTCGACCGGTACACCGCGCTCGCCCACCGGACGGCCTGCCTGCTGGGCGCCGGGCACGAGGCCGAAGACGTCGTCCAGGAGGCGTTCGTGAAGGCTTTCCGGGCGCTGCCGTCGTTTCGCGGTGGTGCCTCGTTCCGCGCCTGGCTGCTGCGGATCGTCGCGAACGAGACGCACAACCTCGTCCGCTCCCGGCGCCGGCGGGCCGCGACCGAGCTGCGCGCGGCGAGCCTGGCACCGGTCGGTGACGGCGATCCGGCGGCACAGGCGCTGTCGGACGCCGCCGGTGCCGCGTTGCTCGACGCGGTGCGGGCGCTGCCGGAGAAGAACCGGGCCGTCGTGGTCTGCCGGTACTTCCTCGACCTCACCGAAGGCGAGACGGCGGAGGTGCTCGGGTGCCCGCGGGGCTCGGTGAAGTCGCGGGCGCACCGCGCGTTCGCCCGGCTGCGGGAGCTGCTGGCCGAACCGGCCAAGGAGGCGGTCGGTGACTGA
- a CDS encoding LacI family DNA-binding transcriptional regulator — MAVTRADVARRAGTSPALVSYVLNDGPRRVAPETRERILAAIDELGYRPNTVARSLRMAKGHALGLVIPDSANPYFALLARAVEETAHRFGYPLLVGNAADDETRELGYLRAFLDRQVEGVLAIPSTTGPALRAEYAKIPTPVVFVDRSFGDGDVPTVVADAVDGAREVVAHLIGHGHTRIACLSGPDVSTSRDRVAGYQRALAEAGLTALPVLRRPFGGRAGYEALAALLAGPHAPTALFVTSDLAALGLLRAATDHGLRVPDDLAVASFDGIEYAAYTSPGLTTAEQPIFEMGKLAAELLVGALGDEPRPSGLHTLPTRLTTRGSCGCADSFVRSSNTLLERMP, encoded by the coding sequence ATGGCGGTGACGCGGGCGGACGTCGCCCGGCGGGCGGGGACGTCTCCGGCGCTGGTCAGCTACGTGCTCAACGACGGGCCCCGGCGCGTCGCCCCGGAAACCCGCGAGCGGATCCTCGCCGCGATCGACGAGCTCGGCTACCGGCCCAACACGGTGGCCCGGTCCCTGCGGATGGCGAAGGGCCACGCGCTCGGGCTGGTCATCCCCGACAGCGCGAACCCCTACTTCGCGCTGCTCGCCCGCGCGGTCGAGGAGACGGCGCACCGGTTCGGCTACCCGCTGCTGGTCGGCAATGCCGCCGACGACGAGACGCGCGAACTCGGTTACCTGCGCGCGTTCCTGGACCGGCAGGTGGAGGGCGTGCTGGCGATCCCGTCGACGACGGGTCCCGCGCTGCGCGCGGAGTACGCGAAGATCCCGACGCCGGTGGTGTTCGTCGACCGGTCGTTCGGCGACGGGGACGTGCCGACCGTCGTGGCCGACGCGGTCGACGGGGCGCGCGAGGTCGTCGCGCACCTCATCGGGCACGGCCACACGCGGATCGCCTGCCTGAGCGGTCCGGACGTCTCGACCTCCCGCGACCGCGTGGCCGGGTACCAGCGCGCGCTGGCCGAGGCCGGCCTCACCGCGCTGCCGGTGCTGCGCCGCCCGTTCGGCGGCCGGGCCGGCTACGAGGCGCTCGCAGCGCTGCTGGCCGGGCCGCACGCGCCGACCGCGTTGTTCGTCACCAGCGACCTCGCCGCGCTCGGCCTCCTGCGCGCCGCCACCGACCACGGCCTGCGGGTCCCGGACGATCTCGCGGTCGCCTCGTTCGACGGCATCGAGTACGCGGCCTACACCAGTCCCGGTCTCACCACGGCCGAGCAGCCGATCTTCGAGATGGGCAAGCTGGCGGCCGAGCTGCTCGTGGGCGCCCTCGGCGACGAACCGCGCCCGAGCGGGCTGCACACCCTGCCCACCCGGCTGACGACCCGGGGTTCGTGCGGCTGCGCCGACTCGTTCGTCCGGTCGTCGAACACGCTGCTGGAGCGGATGCCATGA
- a CDS encoding substrate-binding domain-containing protein: MGSWNLRRIVAVTVAAAAVAGMTTACGRGGDDAKQASGPKIAIVTRNFTNPYWAALRDGALAEGKQRGVEVNVQAGTSETDADGENAKISTLAGQGYDCFGVVPVNASNVITPLVPVARAKKTILNLDSQIDPAASSAAGVSYASFIGSDNVAAGTLAGQKMLTALGGTGKVVILQGIAGEQNGINREKGFTEATGGKLDIVQRAPADYEQDKALQVTEAILKAHPDITGIFAANDTMGLGAVQAIKNAGLAGKIKVISVDGIKDALASVKSGDLYGTITQYPYAEGQLAVQACIAAHSGKPIPQRVVAPIAFIDNAVVDQQLASFPKPFAPFDNPLAALVAG; this comes from the coding sequence ATGGGAAGCTGGAACCTTCGCCGCATCGTCGCGGTGACGGTCGCGGCCGCCGCGGTCGCCGGGATGACCACGGCCTGCGGCCGCGGTGGTGACGACGCCAAGCAGGCGAGCGGTCCGAAGATCGCCATCGTCACCCGCAACTTCACCAACCCGTACTGGGCCGCACTGCGCGACGGCGCGCTGGCCGAGGGCAAGCAGCGCGGCGTCGAGGTCAACGTGCAGGCCGGCACGTCCGAGACCGACGCCGACGGCGAGAACGCGAAGATCTCCACCCTGGCCGGCCAGGGCTACGACTGCTTCGGCGTCGTCCCGGTCAACGCGAGCAACGTGATCACCCCGCTCGTGCCGGTGGCGCGCGCGAAGAAGACGATCCTCAACCTCGACTCGCAGATCGACCCGGCCGCCTCGAGCGCGGCGGGCGTCTCGTACGCGTCGTTCATCGGCTCCGACAACGTCGCGGCGGGCACGCTGGCCGGGCAGAAGATGCTGACCGCGCTCGGCGGCACCGGCAAGGTCGTGATCCTGCAGGGCATCGCCGGCGAGCAGAACGGCATCAACCGCGAAAAGGGCTTCACCGAGGCGACCGGCGGCAAGCTCGACATCGTCCAGCGCGCACCGGCCGACTACGAGCAGGACAAGGCGCTGCAGGTCACCGAGGCGATCCTCAAGGCCCACCCGGACATCACCGGCATCTTCGCCGCGAACGACACCATGGGGCTCGGCGCCGTCCAGGCGATCAAGAACGCCGGCCTGGCCGGCAAGATCAAGGTCATCTCGGTCGACGGCATCAAGGACGCCCTCGCGTCGGTCAAGAGCGGCGACCTCTACGGCACGATCACCCAGTACCCGTACGCCGAAGGCCAGCTCGCCGTGCAGGCCTGCATCGCGGCGCACTCCGGCAAGCCGATCCCGCAGCGCGTGGTCGCCCCGATCGCCTTCATCGACAACGCGGTCGTCGACCAGCAGCTCGCTTCGTTCCCGAAGCCGTTCGCGCCGTTCGACAACCCGCTCGCCGCGCTGGTCGCCGGATGA